In Marisediminicola antarctica, one DNA window encodes the following:
- the fliE gene encoding flagellar hook-basal body complex protein FliE, with translation MIIPALTAVQPTNYLPSAAPAASPTGGADFGDQLGGAITNLQALQGTSGDLAVKALTGNLSDIHQATLASTRAQVTLELVAAVRNKGVDAFNEIMRMQA, from the coding sequence ATGATCATTCCGGCACTCACCGCAGTGCAGCCGACGAACTACCTGCCGTCCGCTGCGCCCGCCGCCTCCCCGACCGGAGGAGCCGACTTCGGCGACCAACTCGGCGGCGCGATCACCAACCTGCAGGCGCTGCAGGGAACCTCCGGCGACCTTGCGGTCAAGGCGCTCACCGGCAACCTCAGCGACATCCACCAGGCGACCCTCGCCTCCACTCGCGCGCAGGTCACCCTCGAACTCGTCGCCGCGGTTCGAAACAAGGGCGTCGATGCGTTCAACGAGATCATGAGGATGCAGGCCTGA
- the fliF gene encoding flagellar basal-body MS-ring/collar protein FliF: MPAQVTSMLGRLSAAIAKFTVAQRTIAIIGVAGLVLGVVALAAVFGKPAYSPLFTGLEGGDASAIVDQLQSSGVPYELADGGATIMVPEESVYTERIKAASAGLPSSSKGGYALLDDMGVTSSEFQQSVTYKRALEGELAATIEGITGVKTASVRLAIPEETVFMSEKGVPTASVFVEMRNGVTLAQSQVEAIVHLTSASIDGMAATDVAVIDAAGTVLSAVGVGMSGSADDRATDYEARVGSAVQAMLDRVAGPGNATVVVAADVNYESAERTEETFSAPIESLALTESTTKDVRVGAGGNAAGVLGPDNIAVPAEELGDGGSTSEVTNRTNAINKVTESRKIPAGSIERQTVSVALNADVAGALDVDEIAALVSAAAGIDPNRGDEVTVKLVGFSQAGAVEAAEALAAAEAAAESERTAEIIRTALIAFAIVISIVLGLIFFALRSRRQKREAVDMAALNEILTAPTVPMTFLSQPALKPPPASPPAEASDVDRQRAEISALAEKDPERAADYLRGLMDDRQPA; encoded by the coding sequence ATGCCCGCCCAGGTCACCTCGATGCTCGGCCGGCTGTCTGCCGCGATCGCGAAGTTCACGGTCGCGCAGCGCACGATCGCGATCATCGGTGTCGCCGGGCTCGTGCTCGGCGTGGTCGCGCTCGCCGCCGTATTCGGAAAGCCGGCGTACAGCCCGCTGTTCACGGGGCTCGAGGGCGGCGACGCGAGTGCGATCGTCGACCAGCTCCAGTCTTCAGGCGTGCCCTATGAACTCGCCGACGGCGGCGCGACGATCATGGTTCCGGAGGAGAGCGTCTACACGGAGCGGATCAAGGCGGCATCCGCTGGACTCCCGAGCTCGAGCAAGGGCGGCTACGCGCTCCTCGACGACATGGGCGTCACCTCGTCGGAATTCCAGCAATCGGTCACCTACAAGCGGGCCCTCGAGGGGGAGCTCGCGGCGACCATCGAGGGGATCACGGGAGTCAAGACGGCATCCGTGCGCCTCGCGATCCCCGAGGAGACGGTGTTCATGTCGGAGAAGGGCGTGCCGACGGCATCCGTCTTCGTCGAAATGCGCAACGGTGTGACCCTCGCCCAGAGCCAGGTCGAGGCGATCGTGCACCTCACCTCGGCTTCGATCGACGGTATGGCGGCGACCGATGTCGCCGTCATTGACGCCGCGGGCACCGTGCTTTCCGCCGTTGGAGTGGGAATGAGCGGATCGGCGGATGATCGCGCGACCGACTACGAGGCCCGCGTGGGCTCCGCCGTGCAGGCGATGCTCGACAGGGTCGCCGGTCCCGGCAACGCGACGGTCGTCGTCGCCGCCGATGTGAACTACGAGTCCGCCGAGCGTACCGAGGAGACTTTCAGTGCACCGATCGAGAGCCTGGCGCTGACCGAGTCGACGACGAAAGACGTCCGGGTCGGTGCGGGGGGAAATGCCGCCGGCGTGCTCGGCCCCGACAACATCGCCGTGCCGGCCGAGGAGCTCGGGGACGGCGGCTCGACCTCGGAGGTCACCAACCGCACCAACGCGATCAACAAGGTCACCGAGTCACGGAAGATCCCGGCGGGGTCGATCGAGAGGCAGACCGTGTCGGTGGCGCTCAACGCCGACGTCGCGGGGGCCCTCGACGTCGACGAGATCGCCGCGCTCGTGTCCGCCGCCGCGGGAATCGACCCGAACAGGGGAGACGAGGTGACGGTCAAACTGGTCGGCTTCAGCCAGGCCGGTGCGGTCGAGGCCGCCGAGGCCCTTGCCGCAGCCGAGGCCGCCGCCGAAAGCGAACGCACCGCCGAGATCATCCGTACGGCCCTCATCGCCTTCGCCATCGTCATCTCGATCGTGCTCGGTCTGATCTTCTTCGCCCTCCGCTCACGCCGGCAGAAGCGTGAAGCGGTAGACATGGCCGCGCTCAACGAGATCCTGACCGCGCCCACCGTGCCGATGACGTTCCTCAGCCAGCCGGCGCTCAAGCCGCCCCCGGCATCACCGCCCGCCGAGGCCTCCGATGTCGACCGGCAGCGGGCGGAGATCAGCGCTCTCGCGGAGAAAGACCCGGAACGGGCGGCGGACTACCTTCGCGGCCTCATGGATGACAGGCAGCCGGCCTGA
- a CDS encoding FliH/SctL family protein: MSIDAPFSRMTFPTVRGSAGDAASAARGHSAGYLAGLRAARTEADTREAVRVAEHAAAMREQQAHLDLALAALGAAAQDLRTRTAPVLADANVMLATAAVDIAEAILTRELDDGERSARSAITRAFDGIDPVLVQAVQLHPADLASLPAVDIDALRAAGVELVADPMLARGDALSLLADGQLDARISTALARVRSELLGES; this comes from the coding sequence TTGTCGATTGATGCCCCGTTCTCGAGAATGACATTCCCGACCGTGCGCGGCTCCGCCGGCGACGCCGCAAGCGCCGCACGCGGCCACTCGGCCGGATACCTCGCTGGTCTGCGGGCGGCGCGCACCGAAGCCGACACACGCGAGGCCGTCCGCGTGGCCGAGCATGCCGCGGCGATGCGTGAGCAGCAGGCCCACCTCGACCTCGCCCTCGCCGCGCTCGGCGCCGCCGCGCAGGATCTGCGCACGCGCACGGCTCCCGTGCTCGCCGACGCCAACGTCATGCTGGCCACAGCCGCCGTCGACATCGCCGAGGCGATCCTCACCCGCGAACTCGACGACGGTGAACGCTCGGCCAGGTCTGCCATCACCCGCGCCTTCGATGGCATCGACCCAGTCCTCGTGCAGGCGGTGCAGCTCCACCCCGCCGACCTCGCGAGCCTGCCGGCTGTCGACATCGATGCGCTGCGCGCCGCGGGTGTCGAGCTCGTCGCCGACCCCATGCTCGCGCGCGGCGATGCTCTGTCACTGCTCGCGGACGGGCAACTCGATGCGCGCATCTCGACGGCGCTCGCGCGCGTGCGCTCAGAGCTGCTGGGGGAGTCGTGA
- a CDS encoding flagellar basal body rod protein FlgC, which translates to MTFDAIGIASTGLTVHRKWLDAVSDNLANINTVKPTDGSAFQARYVVAEEGQGTTGVFVAGAAYGSEEGRLVFEPAHPLADAEGYVRYPEIDLASQMGQLIMAQRGYQANAAVVDRAKDTYEAALQIGRS; encoded by the coding sequence ATGACGTTCGACGCGATCGGAATCGCCAGCACCGGGCTCACGGTGCACCGAAAGTGGCTTGACGCCGTCTCCGACAACCTCGCCAACATCAACACCGTGAAGCCGACCGACGGGTCGGCGTTCCAGGCGAGATACGTCGTCGCCGAGGAGGGGCAGGGAACGACGGGCGTCTTCGTCGCCGGAGCGGCCTATGGCAGTGAGGAGGGCAGGCTCGTCTTCGAGCCCGCCCATCCCCTCGCCGACGCGGAGGGCTACGTGAGATACCCCGAGATCGACCTCGCCTCGCAGATGGGCCAGCTGATCATGGCCCAGCGGGGCTACCAGGCGAACGCGGCGGTTGTCGACCGCGCCAAAGACACCTACGAGGCTGCCCTGCAGATCGGACGCTCCTGA
- the fliG gene encoding flagellar motor switch protein FliG → MPASLTLTGTQKAAVVLLSMDQASAAKVMKQFTEAEAEEITAEIVRLRRVDNIVAERTLTEFLGLTLSGGRMQKGGREVASGLLKASFGDEKAAGVMLRVATSMAGKGFEFLDGMDPARIGTLLDGELPQTVALVLAHLSSERASAIMAELGDPLRTDVARCIVSLGSATPETLAIVAETLKASAGVPLPRETIEVVGGVQPLVDIINRSNLATERAILEGLEAHDPELAEAVRARMLTFADIVKLEDRDVQKVLRGLDVAVLAVAMKGAADAVVSALKRNLSERNRELLDDEIGSTGPVRVSQVDEARAEIVRSIRDFEAKGEIAIRRGEEEESFVD, encoded by the coding sequence ATGCCCGCCTCTCTTACACTGACAGGCACGCAGAAGGCCGCGGTGGTGCTCCTGAGCATGGACCAGGCCAGCGCCGCCAAGGTCATGAAGCAGTTCACCGAGGCGGAGGCCGAGGAGATCACCGCCGAGATTGTGCGCCTGCGCCGGGTCGACAACATCGTTGCCGAACGCACGCTCACCGAGTTCCTCGGGCTGACCCTCAGCGGCGGCCGGATGCAGAAGGGCGGGCGCGAGGTGGCATCCGGCCTTCTCAAGGCTTCGTTCGGCGACGAGAAGGCTGCGGGTGTCATGCTGCGCGTGGCGACCTCGATGGCCGGTAAGGGCTTCGAGTTTCTCGACGGCATGGACCCCGCGCGCATCGGGACACTGCTCGACGGTGAGCTCCCGCAGACGGTCGCGCTCGTCTTGGCGCACCTCAGCTCCGAGCGGGCTTCCGCGATCATGGCGGAGCTCGGCGACCCACTGCGCACCGATGTGGCGCGCTGCATCGTGAGCTTGGGCAGTGCCACGCCCGAGACGCTGGCGATCGTCGCGGAGACCCTCAAGGCGAGCGCCGGCGTGCCACTGCCTCGCGAGACGATCGAGGTCGTCGGCGGGGTGCAGCCCCTCGTCGACATCATCAACCGGTCGAACCTCGCGACGGAGCGCGCGATCCTGGAGGGACTCGAGGCACACGATCCCGAGCTCGCCGAAGCGGTGCGCGCGCGCATGCTCACCTTCGCCGACATCGTGAAGCTCGAGGACCGAGACGTGCAGAAAGTGCTGAGGGGCCTGGATGTCGCGGTGCTGGCGGTCGCAATGAAGGGAGCAGCCGATGCCGTGGTCTCGGCTCTCAAGCGCAACCTCTCCGAGCGGAATCGTGAACTCCTCGACGACGAGATCGGCTCGACCGGTCCGGTGCGTGTGTCTCAGGTCGACGAGGCCAGGGCCGAGATCGTGCGCTCGATCCGCGACTTCGAGGCGAAGGGCGAGATCGCGATTCGCCGCGGAGAAGAGGAGGAGAGCTTTGTCGATTGA
- a CDS encoding flagellar basal body rod protein FlgB, giving the protein MFNSVTSAAIDSALDGLALRQRVIANNIANVNTPNYQAQRVMFEDALAASVQAGSGRADATTARSLEPTRLDGNNVNLDTETLSNIDTVLRFQFAARAAEGAFSSVRTAMRTN; this is encoded by the coding sequence GTGTTTAATTCCGTGACTTCGGCCGCCATCGACAGTGCGCTCGATGGGCTCGCGCTGCGCCAGCGCGTGATCGCCAACAACATCGCCAACGTCAACACGCCGAACTACCAGGCCCAGCGTGTGATGTTCGAGGATGCCCTCGCGGCGTCGGTCCAGGCAGGAAGCGGCCGGGCAGACGCCACGACCGCCCGCTCGCTCGAGCCGACGCGGCTCGATGGCAACAACGTGAATCTCGACACCGAGACCCTCTCGAACATCGACACTGTTCTGCGCTTCCAGTTCGCGGCCCGCGCGGCCGAGGGCGCGTTCTCGAGTGTGCGTACCGCGATGAGGACCAACTGA